The following proteins are co-located in the Wenzhouxiangella marina genome:
- a CDS encoding YbgC/FadM family acyl-CoA thioesterase: MPYRVYWEDTDAGGVVYHARYLHFFERARSDWLLALGYPQVKLRNEANRLFAVSRMDTRFLSPARLEDELEVSVVVEQLRAASVIFSQAMHRVGDGELLATAEVRAVCLAADSFRPARAPADLFATIKRYQQEQDS; this comes from the coding sequence ATGCCCTATCGCGTCTACTGGGAAGACACCGACGCCGGCGGCGTCGTGTATCACGCCCGCTATCTGCATTTCTTCGAACGCGCCCGTTCCGACTGGCTGCTGGCCCTCGGCTACCCCCAGGTGAAGCTTCGGAACGAGGCCAATCGCCTGTTCGCCGTCAGTCGCATGGACACGCGATTCCTCTCGCCGGCGCGACTGGAAGATGAACTTGAGGTCTCCGTTGTCGTCGAACAGCTTCGAGCGGCTTCGGTGATCTTCTCCCAGGCCATGCATCGGGTCGGCGATGGCGAACTGCTGGCCACGGCCGAAGTGCGGGCCGTCTGTCTGGCCGCCGACAGCTTCCGCCCGGCGCGGGCGCCGGCGGACTTGTTCGCCACCATCAAGCGATATCAACAGGAACAGGATTCATGA
- a CDS encoding TonB C-terminal domain-containing protein produces MIAEARKQQLKDQFTAIGLALAVHLGVVLVMIIGTWDWEPFQREQVPVRVTLVDQAPAARQREEETARREAEARQAAEAEAERQRQLEAERQAQEAQARREREAAERREAERQRREQELARQRAEQEERERQAELRRQRELERQRLEDQRRAEEEARLRELAELRAQREQAERERQEQERRLAELAERRAEEEAARQAEAEAERLRLAAEQAAADARRATLREEYVATIAELVRRNWNRPPTTPPGLRCMTRVVQIPGGEIIAAEIVSPCNADDVTRRSIEAAVLRVGFLPYQGYESVFAREIDFAFIYDG; encoded by the coding sequence ATGATCGCTGAAGCCCGCAAACAGCAGCTGAAGGACCAGTTCACCGCCATCGGACTTGCCCTGGCCGTGCACCTGGGCGTGGTGCTGGTCATGATCATCGGGACCTGGGACTGGGAGCCCTTTCAGCGCGAGCAAGTGCCCGTGCGGGTGACCCTGGTCGATCAGGCACCCGCTGCGCGCCAGCGGGAGGAAGAGACCGCCCGTCGGGAAGCGGAGGCTCGCCAGGCGGCCGAAGCGGAAGCCGAGCGCCAGCGACAGCTCGAGGCTGAACGGCAGGCGCAGGAAGCGCAGGCCCGGCGCGAACGGGAAGCCGCCGAGCGCCGGGAAGCCGAGCGTCAGCGTCGGGAACAGGAGCTGGCTCGCCAGCGGGCCGAACAGGAAGAGCGCGAGCGCCAGGCCGAGCTGCGGCGCCAGCGCGAGCTGGAACGCCAGCGACTGGAAGACCAGCGTCGGGCCGAAGAGGAGGCCCGGCTGCGTGAGCTCGCCGAGCTGCGCGCCCAGCGCGAGCAGGCCGAACGCGAGCGCCAGGAACAGGAGCGTCGCCTGGCCGAACTCGCCGAGCGCCGCGCCGAGGAAGAAGCCGCCCGCCAGGCCGAAGCCGAGGCCGAGCGCCTGCGCCTGGCCGCCGAACAGGCCGCCGCCGACGCGCGGCGAGCGACGCTGCGCGAGGAGTACGTGGCGACGATCGCCGAGCTGGTCCGTCGCAACTGGAATCGACCGCCGACCACGCCGCCGGGTCTGCGTTGCATGACCCGCGTCGTCCAGATCCCCGGCGGGGAAATTATCGCCGCCGAAATTGTCTCACCCTGCAACGCCGACGACGTCACCCGCCGCTCGATCGAGGCCGCGGTGCTGCGTGTCGGCTTCCTGCCCTATCAGGGCTATGAATCCGTTTTTGCCCGGGAGATCGACTTTGCTTTCATTTACGATGGATAG
- the ruvB gene encoding Holliday junction branch migration DNA helicase RuvB, whose product MDETRLISAANQPEEERIEASLRPARLDEYIGQPAMKERLSIYLESACKRHEALDHVLIFGPPGLGKTTLAHVIAAEMGTQLRQTSGPVLERAGDLAALLTNLEPGDVLFVDEIHRLSPVVEEVLYPAMEDYRIDIIIGEGPAARSIQLDLPRFTLVGATTRAGLLTSPLRDRFGIVERLEFYDTADLASIVKRSAGILDIEAELEGAAEIARRARGTPRIANRLLRRVRDFAQVRADGRISARVAAEALELMQVDKRGFDTMDRRLLQVLVEHFNGGPVGVESLAASLSEERGTIEDVIEPYLIQEGYLVRTARGRMATSRTWQHFGLTPPSATATEDLFAPTRSQSSDSD is encoded by the coding sequence ATGGATGAGACTCGTCTGATCTCGGCCGCCAACCAGCCCGAGGAAGAGCGCATCGAAGCGAGCCTGCGTCCGGCGCGCCTCGATGAATACATCGGCCAGCCGGCGATGAAGGAGCGGCTCTCGATCTACCTCGAGTCGGCCTGCAAACGCCACGAGGCGCTCGACCACGTGCTGATCTTCGGGCCGCCCGGCCTGGGCAAGACCACCCTGGCGCACGTGATCGCGGCGGAAATGGGTACCCAGCTGCGCCAGACCTCGGGCCCGGTCCTCGAGCGCGCCGGCGACCTGGCCGCGCTGCTGACCAATCTGGAACCGGGCGATGTGCTGTTCGTCGATGAGATCCATCGCCTGAGCCCCGTGGTCGAGGAGGTGCTCTACCCGGCCATGGAGGATTACCGCATCGACATCATCATCGGTGAGGGGCCGGCGGCCCGGTCGATCCAGCTCGATCTGCCGCGCTTCACCCTGGTCGGGGCAACCACCCGGGCCGGCCTGCTGACTTCACCCCTGCGCGACCGTTTCGGTATCGTCGAGCGTCTGGAGTTCTATGACACGGCAGACCTGGCCAGCATCGTCAAACGCTCCGCCGGCATCCTCGACATCGAGGCCGAGCTCGAGGGCGCGGCCGAGATCGCCCGGCGGGCGCGGGGCACGCCGCGCATCGCCAATCGTCTCCTGCGTCGCGTGCGTGACTTCGCCCAGGTCCGCGCTGACGGCCGGATCAGCGCCCGCGTGGCGGCCGAGGCCCTGGAGCTGATGCAGGTCGACAAGCGCGGTTTCGACACGATGGACCGGCGCCTGCTGCAGGTGCTGGTCGAACACTTCAATGGCGGCCCGGTGGGCGTGGAGAGCCTGGCGGCCTCCCTGTCCGAGGAGCGGGGCACGATCGAGGATGTCATCGAGCCCTACCTGATCCAGGAGGGCTATCTGGTCCGAACGGCGCGCGGTCGCATGGCCACCAGTCGGACCTGGCAGCATTTCGGCCTCACGCCGCCGAGCGCGACCGCCACCGAGGACCTGTTCGCTCCGACCCGAAGCCAGTCCTCGGACAGCGACTGA
- the tolQ gene encoding protein TolQ, whose amino-acid sequence MNSNELQIWHLIMEASLLVQGVMALLALASLASWVVIFRKRQMFRRAEKRAREFEEKFWSGADLNKLYDAVAANRAGREGAEAIFEAGFREFSRLREERHINPDTLVNGAQRAMRVTLTREMDRLEHHLGFLATVGSVSPYVGLFGTVWGIMNSFRGLAGAQSATIAMVAPGISEALIATAIGLFAAIPAVVAFNKYSVQLERLELRYDNFKEEFAAILHRQARRLQAEN is encoded by the coding sequence ATGAACTCCAACGAGCTGCAAATCTGGCATCTGATCATGGAGGCCAGCCTGCTGGTCCAGGGCGTCATGGCCCTGCTGGCCCTGGCGTCGCTGGCGTCCTGGGTCGTGATCTTCCGCAAGCGACAGATGTTCCGGCGCGCCGAGAAACGGGCGCGCGAGTTCGAGGAGAAGTTCTGGTCCGGCGCCGATCTGAACAAGCTCTACGATGCCGTGGCCGCCAATCGGGCCGGGCGCGAGGGCGCCGAGGCGATCTTCGAGGCCGGCTTCCGCGAGTTCAGTCGCCTGCGCGAGGAGCGTCATATCAATCCCGATACCCTGGTCAACGGCGCCCAGCGGGCGATGCGGGTCACCCTGACGCGGGAGATGGATCGTCTCGAGCACCATCTGGGCTTTCTGGCCACCGTCGGCTCGGTCTCGCCCTACGTCGGCCTGTTCGGGACGGTCTGGGGCATCATGAACTCCTTCCGCGGTCTGGCCGGCGCCCAGTCGGCCACCATCGCCATGGTGGCGCCGGGCATTTCCGAGGCCCTGATCGCCACCGCCATCGGTCTGTTCGCGGCCATTCCGGCCGTGGTCGCCTTCAACAAGTATTCGGTGCAGCTCGAGCGTCTCGAGCTGCGCTACGACAACTTCAAGGAAGAGTTCGCCGCGATCCTGCACCGGCAGGCCCGCCGTCTGCAGGCCGAGAACTGA
- the tolR gene encoding protein TolR, which translates to MSEQYVRRRRRRMSEINVVPYIDVMLVLLVIFMVTAPLMNLGVEIELPTGDAQPMDDQGDPLMVTVTRSGDFYLDTGDQPELIDGQTLVATVSAIAARNPELQVLVGGDRETSYQHIYEAMVYLQQAGVASVGLVGDPDEE; encoded by the coding sequence ATGAGCGAGCAATACGTTCGGCGCCGCCGACGGCGCATGTCGGAAATCAACGTCGTGCCCTACATCGACGTGATGCTGGTGCTGCTGGTGATCTTCATGGTCACCGCGCCGTTGATGAACCTGGGCGTGGAAATCGAGCTCCCCACCGGCGATGCGCAGCCGATGGACGATCAGGGCGATCCCCTGATGGTCACGGTCACCCGCTCAGGCGATTTCTATCTCGATACGGGGGATCAGCCCGAACTGATCGACGGCCAGACCCTGGTCGCGACGGTCTCGGCGATCGCGGCCAGGAATCCGGAGCTGCAGGTGCTGGTCGGCGGGGATCGCGAGACCAGCTATCAGCACATCTACGAGGCGATGGTCTACCTACAGCAGGCCGGTGTCGCCTCCGTCGGCCTGGTCGGCGACCCGGACGAGGAGTGA